In Hydractinia symbiolongicarpus strain clone_291-10 chromosome 15, HSymV2.1, whole genome shotgun sequence, one DNA window encodes the following:
- the LOC130628708 gene encoding somatostatin receptor type 1-like has product MELWVVLFFTYSLPFFLHVFGLYMVHKRSKNISACQKIYVINLSITELILSFCGALYPILRHQYGHSDVFYQMMILPYLAASCTYFLIMIILTADRFGQVYLNIRYPLYWTTTYAKYVMLVVWISSLILILVFMSYLLFVAKNRVNIIEDICYTFIYPSLGVVSAIVIVVTYVYIIKKMKKVKTVYAKTPMQSSTTINNTKGVFVVQGVEKDTPRKDNYALLPMLLVLIFVFFIEIPDFVQFLAHVGFIRSTKSLKAACNLTYAVGYILDAVVYVLLSTSCKSWLKRTVESCFDF; this is encoded by the coding sequence ATGGAGTTATGGGTAGTCTTATTCTTCACATACTCGTTACCATTCTTCTTACATGTTTTTGGTTTATACATGGTTCACAAGAGAAGCAAAAACATCAGTGCATGTCAAAAGATTTACGTGATCAATTTGAGCATTACTGAACTCATTCTCAGCTTTTGTGGAGCTTTGTATCCCATATTGCGCCATCAGTACGGACATTCTGATGTGTTTTATCAGATGATGATTTTGCCCTACTTAGCAGCCTCATGTACATACTTTCTAATTATGATAATCCTTACAGCCGATCGTTTTGGGCAAGTGTACTTAAATATTCGGTATCCGTTGTATTGGACAACGACTTACGCAAAATATGTCATGTTAGTAGTTTGGATTAGCTCATTAATACTGATCCTCGTATTCATGTCTTATTTGCTTTTCGTTGCGAAGAACAGAGTGAACATAATAGAGGATATATGCTACACCTTCATATATCCCTCGTTAGGTGTAGTATCGGCTATAGTTATCGTTGTTACATATGTATATATCattaagaaaatgaagaaagttAAAACTGTATATGCGAAAACGCCAATGCAAAGTTCTACAACAATTAACAATACAAAAGGTGTATTTGTAGTTCAGGGCGTTGAAAAAGATACGCCCAGGAAGGATAACTACGCCCTTCTTCCAATGTTGCTAGTTttaatctttgttttcttcattGAGATTCCGGACTTCGTACAGTTTCTCGCACACGTTGGTTTCATTCGAAGTACAAAGTCACTGAAGGCGGCATGTAACCTGACATATGCGGTTGGATAtatactggacgctgtagtATATGTTTTGCTATCCACTAGCTGTAAAAGCTGGCTGAAAAGAACTGTTGAGAGCTgctttgatttttga